GTTCCTCGCAGCAGACGGGTCAGGGCGCTCACGTCCCGGATTTTTGTCGCCAGCAGAACGCGCCCGATCGTCCGCCCGTCCGCCGCGACAATCGGCCTTCGTTCGATCAGAAAGCCGTCATGGCTGCCCGCGTCCAGCGTTCGGAGCTGCCGGAGCTCGGCGGCGCCGATGTTCGTATAGACGACCCGGCTTGCGTTGTTGAACACGATCAATCTTGCCTGAATGAGCGCGCCTGCCCTGCGCAGCTCGCGCAGGGCCGCGATTTTCTCCGCGACGCTCCGGTCCGACAGGACGCCGGCTCCCTGAAGCGTCTGGGCGATCGCCGCGGCTTCGGCCTTCATCTGCTGCCTGGCTTCCTTGATCAAATACAGCTTCGACAGCAGATGAAACGACAAAGCCGTCACCGTCAGCACCGTTACGATTAAAGCCAGATTGCTCAGCTGCAGCTTCGTGCCGATTTTCCATTTAAGCGTCAAGGCGGTAACCGTACCCCCAAACCGCCGTAATTTGAACGGACGACGCATGCTCGGACAGCTTCCTGCGCAGCCTTTTGACCAAATCGTCGATCAGCCGGTCGTCCCCCGTGGAATCGTAGCCCCATACCTTCTGAATGAGCTGCTCCCTCGTGAACGGCAGCCCCCGGTTGTCCGCCATAAAAACGAACAGCTCGTACTCCTTCGTCGTCAGCCGTATTTCCTGCCCGTCCTTGCGGACGATCCTTCTGTCCTTCAACAGCTCGAGATCCCGCAGCGCGGCCGGAGCGGCTTCCGGAACCGCCTTTTCCAGCCTTCTGAACAAGTTCCGGACCCGTACCGTCAGCTCGCGCGGACTGAACGGCTTCGTAAGGTAATCGTCGGCCCCGAGCTCCAGGCCGAGCACGCGGTCCAGCTCCTCGCCGCGGGCCGATACGAAAATAATCGGGACTTCGCTTCTGCGGCGGATTTGCCGGCAGAGCTCCATGCCGTCCATGCCGGGCATCATAATATCGAGGACGAGCAGGTCCGGTCTAAGCCGCTCCAGCTCGGCCAGCACCGCAAGGCCGTTGTCGAACAGCGTGACCTTGTAGCCGTCGCTTTCGAGATATTTTTTCAAAATGTCCCGAATGCTCTTCTCGTCATCCGCCACGAACAAATGCTTCACGGTCCGTCCTCCCCGTCTTTCTTTGGCTTTATTATAGCAGGACCCGAATCGGCCCGTCATAACGGGACGCTTCTCTTCTCCGGTACCGGCCATTTGTAAAAAAAAGGACAGGCTGCCTTTTCCCAAGGCTCTCCTGTCCCGTATCCTTCCGGTTCCGGATGATCGCCAAACCGGATATCCCTCTAGCGGAGCAGCCGGAATGAATATCGTTCGGGCGGTGTTGTTATTCGGCCGGGGTCAGCGCAGCGATCATTTGATCGTAAAGACCGGATTTCTCCTTCAGTTTATCGTTGATTTGGCCGAAGGTTGCGAGGATATGGTCGAACGCCGATTTCGCGGCTTGTTTGTCCCTCGCCTTGACCGCTTCGCGAAGCTGCTTCCGCTCGTTCTTCATTTGCGACAGCAGCGGCTTGATCGTGCCGTTCAGCGCCGTTATCTGCTTGCGGATGCCGGCGGCCTTTTGCAGCGCGGCCTTGTCGCCGCTTTTTCTTGCGGCAAGCGTCAGGTCGATCAGTTTGTCCCGCTTCTGTACGATTTGCGATTTCAGATCGAGCCGTTCGACGCGCAGC
This genomic window from Paenibacillus humicola contains:
- a CDS encoding response regulator transcription factor, whose amino-acid sequence is MKHLFVADDEKSIRDILKKYLESDGYKVTLFDNGLAVLAELERLRPDLLVLDIMMPGMDGMELCRQIRRRSEVPIIFVSARGEELDRVLGLELGADDYLTKPFSPRELTVRVRNLFRRLEKAVPEAAPAALRDLELLKDRRIVRKDGQEIRLTTKEYELFVFMADNRGLPFTREQLIQKVWGYDSTGDDRLIDDLVKRLRRKLSEHASSVQITAVWGYGYRLDA